TGAAAGTAAACATCGCAAAACCAAAGACAAACAACTGGAACTAAGTTTCCTTTAAACTTTTGATTTCAGTCTTTAGGATACAAGTTCTAGGACTGGGATCAAAATGAAATTCTTCACCGATTTTCTTCCAATAGAAGCAGACTGTTTTTAAAAATCTCTCATCAAAGCCCACATTAATCCAAGTTAGTTACTACACGTTGCAGTAAAGTGATAAACAGCTTACGTTCTCCATCGGTGAACCCAGCCGTTGCCTTTTCGGCGACTTCCATCATTTGTTCTTTCACAGCTGGCAGGCGCTTTTTCGCCTTTGCCGAAAGCGAGATATAACTCGCACGTTTGTCTGTTGGATGTGCCCCACGCAGAATCAACCCATCACGTTCCATACGCACGAGTAGCGCCGCCATCGTAGGTTGCTCTACATGTGCAATTTCAGCGAGCTGCTTTTGTAACATTGCGCCATTTTCTTCGAGTGCCATGAGAACAGGTAGGTATGCCATACCAAAATCAAATGGTCGCAATTTCTGTTCAAAATGCCACATAAGCAAACGGGACGCTTGGTTGATCCAAAAAGTAGGAGTGGACTCCGGTTTCCAAAAAAAATCTTCTTTATTTTTCATAGCATGCTATATACTTTGTCTAAATACTAACCGTGATGAGTATCGGTAAACCTTATTTACCCAGTTGTGTAAACGAATCACAACAGCATATCTTGTCACACCCAAAAAAGAGGAATTTCCAATGAGTCTACTACACGATCACTACATTAGTTTTTTTGCCATTCTTTCCTGTTTAGGTTGGATTAGTATGTTTGTTGCCAAAAAAAGTGGACGGCTCTGGCTCGGAAACTGTATGGGCATTGTCTATCACATTGCTCTAGCTCCTGTGATCCAAACACTACCGGCGCCTGAATTTGTAAGGATGGCTGGCTATACATGGATTTTTTGTGATGCATTGATTGATGTTGCCTCCATCAACGCTATGAGTGAAAAGAACGTGTGGGCGTTGCGAATGGGTGTACATATTCCGGCCACGATTTGGATCATCGGTAGTTCTATCAGTATGACGATGGTTCCGCGTGCAGTCGGAGTTGTGCTTGGAATTTTGCTGGCATTACATGCTATCTTCGGACCGAAAATTCCCGATTCAAAATTTAAATTATTTATATTTGTGTTACCGCTAATGACAATGTGGCT
The sequence above is drawn from the Leptospira sp. WS4.C2 genome and encodes:
- a CDS encoding MarR family winged helix-turn-helix transcriptional regulator; translation: MKNKEDFFWKPESTPTFWINQASRLLMWHFEQKLRPFDFGMAYLPVLMALEENGAMLQKQLAEIAHVEQPTMAALLVRMERDGLILRGAHPTDKRASYISLSAKAKKRLPAVKEQMMEVAEKATAGFTDGERKLFITLLQRVVTNLD